A DNA window from Streptomyces sp. 71268 contains the following coding sequences:
- the ftsX gene encoding permease-like cell division protein FtsX, whose translation MRAQFVLSEIGVGLRRNLTMTFAVIVSVALSLALFGASLLMSEQVDSMKGYWYDKVNVSIFLCNKNDKETSPNCEKGAVTDDQKKEIRSELERMNLVETVHFESSEEAFKHYKEEFGDSPLASSLTADQMQESFRVKLKDPEQYKVISSAFAARPGVQEVQDQKAVLEPLFNLLSGMNFAALGVMALMLVVALLLIVNTVRVSAFSRRRETGIMRLVGASSFYIQMPFIMEAAIAGLIGAVLACVLLVTGQQVLVNGWLADHISVIDFIGWDAVVSKLPLVLAIGLLMPALAAFFALRKYLKV comes from the coding sequence ATGCGCGCCCAGTTCGTCCTGTCGGAGATCGGCGTCGGTCTCCGCCGCAATCTGACGATGACCTTCGCCGTGATCGTCTCCGTGGCCCTCTCCCTGGCGTTGTTCGGGGCGTCCCTGCTGATGAGCGAGCAGGTCGACTCGATGAAGGGCTACTGGTACGACAAGGTCAACGTATCGATCTTCCTCTGCAACAAGAACGACAAGGAGACCTCGCCCAACTGTGAGAAGGGCGCCGTCACCGACGACCAGAAGAAGGAGATCCGCTCCGAGCTGGAGCGGATGAACCTCGTCGAGACGGTGCACTTCGAGAGCAGCGAGGAGGCGTTCAAGCACTACAAGGAGGAGTTCGGCGACTCCCCGCTGGCCAGCTCGCTGACCGCCGACCAGATGCAGGAGTCGTTCCGGGTCAAGCTCAAGGACCCCGAGCAGTACAAGGTCATCTCCAGCGCCTTCGCCGCCAGACCGGGCGTCCAGGAGGTGCAGGACCAGAAAGCCGTGCTCGAACCCCTCTTCAACCTGCTCAGCGGCATGAACTTCGCGGCGCTCGGGGTGATGGCGCTGATGCTCGTGGTCGCGTTGCTCCTGATCGTCAACACGGTGCGCGTCTCGGCGTTCAGCCGCCGCCGCGAGACCGGCATCATGCGGCTCGTGGGCGCCTCCAGCTTCTACATCCAGATGCCGTTCATCATGGAAGCGGCCATCGCCGGCCTGATCGGCGCGGTGCTCGCCTGCGTGCTGCTGGTCACCGGACAGCAGGTGCTGGTGAACGGCTGGCTCGCGGACCACATCAGCGTCATCGACTTCATCGGCTGGGACGCGGTGGTCTCCAAGCTCCCGCTGGTGCTCGCGATCGGCCTGCTCATGCCCGCTCTTGCCGCCTTCTTCGCGTTGCGCAAGTACCTCAAGGTGTGA
- the smpB gene encoding SsrA-binding protein SmpB, whose translation MAKETGRKLIAQHKKARHDYHILDTYECGLVLTGTEVKSLRQGRASLVDGFVQIDGHEAWLHNVHVPEYTQGTWTNHSARRKRKLLLHRAEIDKLESKSQETGHTIVPLALYFKDGRAKVEIALAKGKKEYDKRQTLREKQDQREAQRAISAVRRRQRA comes from the coding sequence ATGGCTAAAGAGACGGGACGCAAGCTGATCGCGCAGCACAAGAAGGCGCGACACGACTACCACATCCTCGACACGTACGAGTGCGGCCTGGTGCTGACCGGCACCGAGGTCAAGTCGCTACGTCAGGGCCGGGCCTCCCTCGTGGACGGCTTCGTGCAGATCGACGGCCACGAGGCGTGGCTGCACAACGTGCACGTGCCGGAGTACACCCAGGGCACCTGGACCAACCACTCGGCCCGGCGCAAGCGCAAGCTGCTGCTCCACCGGGCGGAGATCGACAAGCTGGAGTCGAAGTCCCAGGAGACGGGCCACACCATCGTCCCGCTGGCCCTGTACTTCAAGGACGGCCGGGCCAAGGTCGAGATCGCGTTGGCCAAGGGCAAGAAGGAGTACGACAAGCGGCAGACGCTGCGCGAGAAGCAGGACCAGCGCGAGGCACAGCGCGCCATCTCGGCCGTACGCCGCCGCCAGCGGGCCTGA
- a CDS encoding uroporphyrinogen-III synthase: MQADHDQPTGADGASGPERHGGGEAGVREDGDQERGAGRGGTPLVGFTVGVTAARRAEELIALVERRGATVVHAPAMRTVPLADDGELRSATRQLVERAPDVVIATTAVGFRGWAEAADGWGLGDALLDRFRGAELLARGPKVRGAIRAAGLTEDWSPASESMAEVLDRLLANGVAGRRIAVQLHGEPLTEFVAALRDAGADVVGVPVYRWLPPEDPGPLDGLIDAAVARTVDAITFTSAPAATSLLDRAHQRGLRDALVDALRRDVLAACVGPVTARPLAAYEVPTAAPERFRLGPLVQLLCQELPARAPVLRVGGHGVAVRGRVALVDGEPRAVTPAQAALLRALSRRPGQVVASAELSRALPDPVGGEGAVGAAVAGLDAALGVSGLVEAVADGGYRLAAPEPDPDAGAWLGDA, encoded by the coding sequence ATGCAGGCGGATCACGACCAGCCGACCGGAGCCGACGGGGCGAGCGGGCCCGAGCGGCACGGCGGGGGCGAGGCGGGCGTGCGGGAAGACGGGGACCAGGAGCGGGGTGCGGGGCGCGGGGGGACGCCGCTCGTCGGGTTCACCGTCGGCGTGACGGCGGCCCGGCGCGCGGAGGAGTTGATCGCGCTCGTGGAGCGGCGCGGTGCCACGGTGGTGCACGCGCCCGCGATGCGTACCGTCCCCCTCGCCGACGACGGTGAACTCCGTTCCGCCACCCGGCAGTTGGTCGAGCGCGCGCCCGACGTGGTGATCGCCACCACCGCCGTCGGCTTCCGTGGCTGGGCCGAGGCCGCCGACGGCTGGGGCCTGGGTGACGCGCTCCTCGACCGGTTCCGCGGCGCGGAGCTGTTGGCCCGCGGGCCCAAGGTGCGCGGCGCGATCCGGGCCGCCGGCCTGACCGAGGACTGGTCGCCCGCCTCCGAATCGATGGCCGAGGTGCTCGACCGGTTGCTGGCCAACGGCGTGGCCGGGCGTCGGATCGCGGTGCAGTTGCACGGCGAGCCGCTCACGGAGTTCGTGGCGGCGCTGCGGGACGCGGGCGCCGACGTGGTCGGGGTGCCCGTCTACCGGTGGCTGCCGCCCGAGGACCCGGGCCCGCTCGACGGGCTGATCGACGCCGCGGTCGCCCGTACCGTGGACGCGATCACCTTCACCAGCGCGCCCGCCGCCACCAGCCTGCTGGACCGGGCCCACCAGCGTGGCCTGCGTGACGCGCTGGTGGACGCGCTGCGCCGCGACGTGCTGGCGGCCTGCGTCGGCCCGGTCACCGCGCGGCCGCTGGCCGCGTACGAGGTGCCCACCGCGGCGCCCGAGCGGTTCCGGCTCGGGCCGCTGGTGCAGTTGCTGTGCCAGGAGCTTCCGGCGCGGGCGCCGGTGCTGCGGGTCGGGGGGCACGGTGTGGCGGTGCGGGGGCGGGTGGCCCTCGTGGACGGCGAGCCGCGTGCGGTGACGCCGGCCCAGGCCGCCCTGTTGCGCGCGCTTTCCCGCCGCCCGGGCCAGGTGGTGGCGTCGGCCGAGCTGTCGCGCGCGCTGCCCGACCCGGTGGGCGGCGAGGGCGCGGTCGGGGCGGCGGTGGCCGGGCTGGACGCCGCGCTCGGCGTGTCGGGGTTGGTCGAGGCCGTCGCCGACGGTGGGTACCGGCTGGCGGCGCCGGAGCCGGACCCGGACGCAGGGGCGTGGCTCGGCGACGCCTAG
- a CDS encoding ABATE domain-containing protein — translation MAVSASYELRFDAGRVCLDLVATVGGRLGDEPVERLDEPGRLGQWLLGAGLLPPGVRLDAVDAGWLARFHALRDLLGRVVRAELDGRATDADVARVNALASAAPPVVRAVRAADGTLVRTLAARPDCGALLAQIARDAVDLLTDQRARGQLRRCEGEACAVIYLDTSRGRRRRWCSSEVCGNRERVARHRRRAVAARS, via the coding sequence ATGGCGGTCTCGGCCTCTTACGAGCTGCGTTTCGATGCCGGACGGGTCTGTCTCGACCTGGTGGCCACGGTCGGCGGCCGGCTCGGCGACGAGCCCGTCGAGCGGCTTGACGAGCCCGGCCGGCTCGGCCAGTGGCTGCTCGGCGCGGGTCTGCTGCCGCCGGGCGTACGCCTGGACGCCGTGGACGCCGGTTGGCTCGCCCGCTTCCACGCGCTGCGGGACCTGCTGGGCCGCGTCGTGCGCGCCGAACTCGACGGGCGGGCCACCGACGCCGACGTGGCCCGGGTCAACGCGCTGGCCAGCGCCGCGCCGCCGGTCGTGCGGGCGGTGCGGGCCGCGGACGGCACCCTGGTGCGTACGCTCGCCGCCCGCCCCGACTGCGGCGCGCTGCTCGCCCAGATCGCCAGGGACGCGGTGGACCTGCTCACCGACCAGCGGGCGCGCGGGCAGTTGCGCCGCTGCGAGGGGGAGGCGTGTGCGGTGATCTACCTCGACACCTCGCGCGGCCGGCGCCGCCGTTGGTGCTCCAGCGAGGTGTGCGGCAACCGGGAGCGGGTGGCCCGCCACCGCAGACGCGCGGTGGCCGCCCGGAGCTGA
- a CDS encoding UvrD-helicase domain-containing protein: MRVEQRHLNRVYRRLEEKIHEAEYLMDDAAKGGQVGTPGALAERDAQVFRAGVHLNRLNNEFEDFLFGRIDLLLGKDGKRGPDGAYTSVEPADDAVRADDAGEPHADIAETLHIGRLGVLDAEYTPLVIDWRAPAAAPFYRATPVAPGRVVRRRVIRSKGRKVLSVEDDLLRPELTASLDGEPLSIIGDGALMAALGRARGHTMRDIVSSIQAEQDLVIRAPANSVTEVEGGPGTGKTAVALHRAAYLLYQDRRRYAGGILIVSPTPLLVAYTEGVLPSLGEEGQVAIRALGSLSEAAEPSERGGAGGSGAPAYDEPAVARVKGSIRMAKVLRKAARGALTLPAPTPLTGADEDGEGEGQLSFDGLGAEGQRADAGPPDRLRVVAFGARIELDAQKLRQIRQAVLSGSAPVNLMRPRARRLLLDALWSASGGPRRYQDPELAAEAREAFDEDIATETEFTDFLAAWWPELTPRRVLAAMADEKRLARWSGAGGGGRGRVLTQREVRLVARSLRRLAPDGSGPLSVHDVALVDELHMLLGTPARPRRREADPLDQLTGLEELSTYADRFASRPSQAERLERLREEGRTDYAHIIVDEAQDLTPMQWRMVGRRGRQATWTVVGDPAQSSWSDPDEAAAARDEALGTRPRRRFQLTVNYRNPAEVAELAARVLALAMPGTVPPTAVRSTGLTPRFVVLGDDPGAVLRAEVRRLLDEVDGTVGVVVAMERRGEARAWLAELTGGDTDAGAAAGAGVGDAGEPRGRVVVLGSLEAKGLEYDATVVVSPAEIADESPAGLRVLYVALTRATQRLTVLSGERDEPDAAGVPDLLRD, translated from the coding sequence ATCCGGGTCGAGCAGCGACATCTCAACCGGGTCTACCGGCGTCTTGAGGAGAAGATCCACGAGGCCGAGTACCTGATGGACGACGCGGCCAAGGGGGGTCAGGTGGGCACGCCCGGCGCGCTCGCCGAGCGCGACGCGCAGGTCTTCCGCGCCGGGGTTCACCTGAACCGGTTGAACAACGAGTTTGAGGACTTCCTCTTCGGCCGCATCGACCTGCTGCTCGGCAAGGACGGCAAGCGCGGCCCGGACGGCGCGTACACCTCCGTCGAGCCCGCGGACGACGCCGTACGCGCCGACGACGCCGGCGAGCCGCACGCCGACATCGCCGAGACGCTGCACATCGGGCGGCTCGGCGTGCTCGACGCCGAGTACACGCCGCTGGTCATCGACTGGCGCGCGCCGGCGGCCGCGCCGTTCTACCGGGCGACCCCGGTCGCTCCGGGGCGGGTGGTGCGCCGGCGCGTCATCCGCAGCAAGGGGCGCAAGGTGCTCAGCGTGGAGGACGACCTGCTCCGCCCCGAGCTGACCGCCTCGCTCGACGGGGAGCCCCTGTCGATCATCGGCGACGGTGCCCTGATGGCCGCGCTCGGCCGGGCCCGCGGGCACACCATGCGCGACATCGTCTCCTCCATCCAGGCCGAACAGGACCTGGTGATCCGCGCGCCGGCCAACTCCGTGACCGAGGTCGAGGGCGGGCCCGGCACCGGCAAGACCGCCGTGGCCCTGCACCGCGCCGCCTACCTGCTGTACCAGGACCGGCGCCGGTACGCGGGCGGCATCCTCATCGTCAGCCCGACCCCGCTGCTCGTCGCGTACACCGAGGGCGTGCTGCCCTCGCTCGGTGAGGAGGGGCAGGTCGCCATCCGGGCGCTCGGCTCCCTCTCCGAGGCGGCCGAGCCGTCCGAGCGGGGCGGCGCCGGTGGCAGTGGTGCGCCGGCGTACGACGAGCCGGCCGTGGCCCGGGTCAAGGGCTCCATCCGGATGGCGAAGGTGCTGCGCAAGGCGGCCAGGGGCGCGCTCACGCTGCCCGCGCCCACGCCGCTGACCGGCGCCGACGAGGACGGCGAGGGGGAGGGGCAGCTCAGCTTCGACGGGCTCGGCGCCGAAGGCCAGCGCGCGGACGCCGGACCGCCCGACCGCCTGCGGGTGGTGGCGTTCGGCGCCCGGATCGAGTTGGACGCGCAGAAGCTGCGGCAGATCCGGCAGGCGGTGCTCAGCGGCTCCGCGCCGGTGAACCTGATGCGCCCGCGCGCGAGACGGCTGTTGCTCGACGCGCTGTGGTCGGCCTCGGGCGGGCCGCGCCGCTACCAGGACCCGGAGTTGGCGGCCGAGGCGCGCGAGGCGTTCGACGAGGACATCGCGACCGAGACGGAGTTCACCGACTTCCTCGCCGCGTGGTGGCCCGAGTTGACGCCGCGCCGGGTGCTGGCCGCGATGGCCGACGAGAAGCGGCTGGCCCGCTGGTCGGGGGCGGGCGGTGGCGGCCGGGGCCGGGTGCTGACCCAGCGCGAGGTGCGGCTGGTCGCCCGCTCGCTGCGGCGCCTGGCCCCCGACGGCAGCGGCCCGCTGTCGGTGCACGACGTGGCCCTCGTCGACGAGTTGCACATGCTGCTCGGCACCCCGGCCCGGCCCCGTAGGCGCGAGGCGGACCCGTTGGACCAGCTCACCGGCCTGGAGGAGCTGTCCACCTACGCCGACCGGTTCGCCAGCCGGCCCAGCCAGGCGGAGCGGCTTGAGCGGCTGCGGGAGGAGGGGCGCACGGACTACGCGCACATCATCGTGGACGAGGCGCAGGACCTGACGCCCATGCAGTGGCGCATGGTGGGGCGGCGGGGCCGGCAGGCCACCTGGACGGTGGTCGGCGATCCGGCGCAGAGTTCCTGGTCCGATCCGGACGAGGCCGCCGCCGCCCGCGACGAGGCGCTGGGCACCCGCCCGCGGCGCCGCTTCCAGCTCACCGTGAACTACCGCAACCCGGCCGAGGTCGCCGAGTTGGCGGCCAGGGTGCTGGCCCTCGCGATGCCCGGCACGGTGCCCCCGACCGCCGTCCGTTCCACCGGTCTCACCCCGCGCTTCGTGGTGCTCGGCGACGACCCGGGCGCCGTGCTGCGCGCGGAGGTGCGGCGGCTGTTGGATGAGGTGGACGGCACGGTCGGCGTGGTGGTCGCGATGGAGCGGCGCGGCGAGGCCCGCGCCTGGCTGGCGGAGCTGACCGGGGGCGACACGGACGCTGGTGCCGCCGCCGGCGCGGGCGTCGGCGACGCGGGCGAGCCGCGCGGCCGGGTCGTGGTGCTCGGCAGCCTGGAGGCCAAGGGTCTGGAGTACGACGCCACGGTGGTGGTCTCGCCGGCGGAGATCGCCGACGAGTCCCCGGCCGGGCTGCGCGTGCTGTACGTGGCGCTGACGCGGGCCACCCAGCGACTGACCGTGCTCTCCGGCGAGCGGGACGAGCCCGACGCCGCGGGCGTGCCGGACCTGCTGCGGGACTAG
- a CDS encoding NAD-dependent malic enzyme: MATAPSVSYSMTVRLEVPASGTAVSQLTTAVESSGGSVTGLDVTASGHEKLRIDVTIAATSTAHADEIVEKLRGIEGVALGKVSDRTFLMHLGGKIEMSSKHPIRNRDDLSMIYTPGVARVCQAIAENPEDARRLTIKRNSVAVVTDGSAVLGLGNIGPKAALPVMEGKAALFKRFAGIDAWPLCLDTQDTDAIVEIVKAVAPGFAGINLEDISAPRCFEIEARLREALDIPVFHDDQHGTAIVVLAALTNALRVVGKKTEDVRVVMSGAGAAGTAILKLLIAAGVRHAVVADIHGVVHSGRHDLVDADPDSPLRWIADNTNPENVTGTLKEAVVGADVFIGVSAPNVLGGEDVAAMAEGAIVFALANPDPEVDPAVARQTASVVATGRSDFPNQINNVLVFPGVFRGLLDAQSRTVNTKMMLAAARALADVVLDDELNANYIIPSVFNDKVAGAVAGAVRDAAKAVTGTTAV, from the coding sequence ATGGCAACGGCGCCTAGCGTCTCGTACTCGATGACGGTCCGGCTGGAGGTCCCCGCGAGCGGGACCGCGGTCAGCCAGCTCACCACCGCCGTGGAGTCCTCCGGCGGATCGGTCACCGGCCTCGACGTCACCGCCTCGGGACACGAGAAGCTGCGGATCGACGTCACCATCGCCGCGACGTCCACCGCGCACGCCGACGAGATCGTCGAGAAGCTGCGCGGCATCGAGGGCGTGGCCCTGGGCAAGGTCTCGGACCGTACGTTCCTCATGCACCTCGGCGGCAAGATCGAGATGTCGTCCAAGCACCCGATCCGCAACCGTGACGACCTCTCCATGATCTACACACCCGGCGTCGCCCGGGTCTGCCAGGCCATCGCCGAGAATCCCGAGGACGCGCGCCGGCTCACCATCAAGCGCAACAGCGTCGCCGTGGTCACCGACGGCTCCGCCGTGCTCGGCCTCGGCAACATCGGTCCCAAGGCCGCGCTGCCGGTCATGGAGGGCAAGGCCGCGCTGTTCAAGCGGTTCGCCGGGATCGACGCGTGGCCGCTGTGCCTGGACACCCAGGACACCGACGCCATCGTGGAGATCGTCAAGGCCGTCGCGCCGGGCTTCGCCGGCATCAACCTGGAGGACATCTCGGCGCCCCGCTGCTTCGAGATCGAGGCCCGGCTGCGCGAGGCGCTCGATATCCCGGTCTTCCACGACGACCAGCACGGCACGGCCATCGTGGTGCTCGCGGCGCTGACCAACGCGCTGCGCGTGGTGGGCAAGAAGACCGAGGACGTACGGGTCGTCATGTCCGGCGCGGGCGCGGCCGGTACGGCCATCCTGAAGCTGCTCATCGCGGCCGGCGTGCGGCACGCGGTCGTCGCCGACATCCACGGCGTGGTGCACTCCGGGCGGCACGACCTCGTGGACGCCGACCCGGACTCGCCGCTGCGCTGGATCGCGGACAACACCAACCCGGAGAACGTCACCGGCACCCTCAAGGAGGCCGTCGTCGGCGCGGACGTCTTCATCGGCGTCAGCGCGCCCAACGTGCTCGGCGGCGAGGACGTGGCCGCGATGGCCGAGGGCGCGATCGTCTTCGCGCTGGCCAACCCGGACCCCGAGGTGGACCCGGCGGTGGCCAGGCAGACCGCGTCCGTGGTCGCCACGGGCCGCTCGGACTTCCCGAACCAGATCAACAACGTGCTCGTCTTCCCGGGCGTCTTCCGCGGTCTGCTCGACGCGCAGTCACGCACGGTGAACACGAAGATGATGCTGGCCGCCGCCCGGGCCCTGGCCGACGTGGTGCTCGACGACGAACTGAACGCGAACTACATCATCCCGTCCGTCTTCAACGACAAGGTCGCGGGCGCGGTGGCCGGTGCCGTACGGGACGCCGCCAAGGCTGTGACCGGCACCACGGCGGTCTAG
- a CDS encoding HU family DNA-binding protein: MNRSELVAALADRAEVTRKDADAVLAALAETVGEVVAKGDEKVTIPGFLTFERTHRAARTARNPQTGDPIQIPAGYSVKVSAGSKLKEAAKG, encoded by the coding sequence ATGAACCGCAGTGAGCTGGTGGCCGCGCTGGCCGACCGCGCCGAGGTGACTCGTAAGGACGCGGACGCCGTGCTGGCCGCGCTCGCCGAGACCGTCGGTGAGGTCGTTGCTAAGGGCGACGAGAAGGTCACCATCCCCGGCTTCCTGACCTTCGAGCGCACCCACCGTGCCGCTCGTACCGCGCGCAACCCGCAGACCGGCGACCCCATCCAGATCCCGGCCGGTTACAGCGTGAAGGTCTCCGCGGGCTCCAAGCTCAAGGAAGCCGCCAAGGGCTGA
- the murA gene encoding UDP-N-acetylglucosamine 1-carboxyvinyltransferase — protein MTGTDDVLLVHGGTPLEGEIRARGAKNLVPKAMVAALLGSGPSRLRNVPDIRDVRVVRGLLQLHGVTVRPGEEAGELVLDPSHVESANVADIDAHAGSSRIPILFCGPLLHRLGHAFIPGLGGCDIGGRPIDFHFEVLRQFGATIEKRADGQYLEAPQRLRGCKIRLPYPSVGSTEQVLLTAVLAEGVTELSNAAVEPEIEDLICVLQKMGAIISMDTDRTIRITGVDRLGGYNHRALPDRLEAASWASAALATEGNIYVRGAQQRSMMTFLNTYRKVGGAFEIDDEGIRFWHPGGPLNAIALETDVHPGFQTDWQQPLVVALTQASGLSIVHETVYESRLGFTSALNQMGAHIQLYRECLGGSACRFGQRNFLHSAVVSGPTKLQGADLVIPDLRGGFSYLIAALAAQGTSRVHGIDLINRGYENFMSKLGDLGAKVELPGAGAR, from the coding sequence ATGACCGGCACCGACGATGTACTCCTTGTCCACGGCGGCACCCCGCTGGAGGGCGAGATCCGGGCCCGGGGCGCGAAGAACCTCGTGCCCAAGGCCATGGTCGCCGCACTGCTCGGCAGCGGGCCCAGCCGGCTGCGCAACGTGCCCGACATCCGTGACGTACGCGTCGTGCGCGGGCTGCTGCAGCTCCACGGGGTGACGGTGCGCCCCGGGGAAGAGGCGGGCGAGCTGGTGTTGGACCCGTCACACGTGGAGAGCGCCAACGTCGCGGACATCGACGCACACGCCGGTTCGTCGCGCATCCCGATCCTGTTCTGCGGCCCGCTGCTGCACCGTCTCGGCCACGCCTTCATCCCCGGGCTCGGCGGCTGCGACATCGGCGGCCGGCCGATCGACTTCCACTTCGAGGTGTTGCGGCAGTTCGGCGCGACCATCGAGAAGCGGGCCGACGGCCAGTACCTGGAGGCCCCGCAGCGGCTGCGCGGCTGCAAGATCCGGCTGCCGTACCCGTCGGTCGGCTCCACCGAGCAGGTGCTGCTGACGGCGGTGCTGGCGGAGGGCGTCACCGAGCTGTCCAACGCGGCGGTCGAGCCGGAGATCGAGGACCTCATCTGCGTACTGCAGAAGATGGGCGCGATCATCTCCATGGACACCGACCGCACCATCCGGATCACCGGCGTGGACCGGCTCGGCGGCTACAACCACCGCGCCCTGCCGGACCGCCTGGAGGCCGCGTCCTGGGCCAGCGCCGCGCTCGCCACCGAGGGCAACATCTACGTCCGGGGCGCCCAGCAGCGCTCCATGATGACCTTCCTCAACACCTACCGGAAGGTCGGCGGCGCCTTCGAGATCGACGACGAGGGCATCCGCTTCTGGCACCCCGGCGGCCCGCTGAACGCCATCGCCCTGGAGACCGACGTCCACCCCGGCTTCCAGACCGACTGGCAGCAGCCGCTGGTCGTCGCGCTGACCCAGGCGTCGGGCCTGTCGATCGTGCACGAGACGGTGTACGAGTCCCGGCTCGGCTTCACCTCGGCGCTGAACCAGATGGGCGCCCACATCCAGCTCTACCGCGAGTGCCTCGGCGGCTCCGCCTGCCGCTTCGGCCAGCGCAACTTCCTGCACTCCGCGGTCGTCTCCGGACCCACCAAGCTGCAGGGCGCCGACCTGGTCATCCCCGACCTGCGCGGCGGCTTCTCGTACCTGATCGCCGCGCTGGCGGCGCAGGGCACCTCCCGGGTGCACGGCATCGACCTGATCAACCGGGGCTACGAGAACTTCATGAGCAAGCTGGGCGACCTGGGCGCGAAGGTGGAGCTGCCGGGCGCCGGCGCCCGCTGA
- a CDS encoding YqgE/AlgH family protein: MTEVSSLTGRLLVATPALADPNFDRAVVLLLDHDEEGSLGVVLNRPTPVGVGDILESWAALAGEPGVVFQGGPVSLDSALGVAVVPGESIEGDRVREPGPPPTGEGAAARSRARVRRGDPIGWRRVHGAIGLVDLEAPPELLASAVGSLRIFAGYAGWGPGQLEEELVEGAWYVVESEPGDVSSPDPERLWRSVLRRQRSELAMVATYPDDASLN, encoded by the coding sequence ATGACCGAGGTGTCCTCGCTCACAGGACGGTTGCTCGTCGCCACGCCGGCGCTTGCCGACCCGAACTTCGACCGTGCCGTCGTGCTCCTGCTCGACCATGACGAGGAGGGCTCGCTCGGCGTAGTGCTCAACCGGCCGACGCCGGTCGGCGTCGGCGACATCCTCGAATCGTGGGCCGCGCTGGCGGGCGAGCCGGGCGTGGTGTTCCAGGGCGGGCCGGTGTCGCTGGACTCGGCGCTCGGCGTCGCCGTCGTGCCGGGCGAGTCGATCGAGGGTGACCGGGTGCGGGAGCCCGGCCCGCCGCCGACCGGCGAGGGGGCGGCCGCCCGCTCCCGGGCGCGCGTGCGCCGGGGCGACCCCATCGGCTGGCGCCGGGTGCACGGCGCGATCGGCCTCGTTGACCTGGAGGCCCCGCCGGAGCTGCTCGCCTCGGCGGTCGGCTCGTTGCGGATCTTCGCGGGGTACGCGGGGTGGGGCCCCGGCCAGTTGGAAGAGGAACTGGTCGAGGGCGCGTGGTACGTCGTGGAGTCGGAGCCCGGCGACGTGTCGTCGCCCGATCCGGAGCGGTTGTGGCGCTCCGTGTTGCGGCGTCAGCGCAGCGAGTTGGCCATGGTGGCCACGTACCCAGACGACGCCTCGCTCAACTGA
- a CDS encoding VOC family protein → MSQTLPLRLHHHAWITDDQEATRRFYEDVIGLPLVATWSERDVLFGAERAYSHTFYGLADGGALAFFQFADAADHKEFATDIHFTPFRHIAFKVEQEAQDALRARIAEAGYTEPDTYVIDHGFCVSLYITDPNALMLEFVVDHPDAERIDAERRTTAHADLDRWLAGDHTSNNRWR, encoded by the coding sequence ATGAGTCAAACCCTCCCGCTGCGCCTCCACCACCACGCGTGGATCACCGACGACCAGGAAGCCACCCGACGCTTCTACGAGGACGTGATCGGTCTGCCGCTGGTCGCCACCTGGAGCGAGCGCGACGTCTTGTTCGGCGCCGAGCGCGCCTACTCCCACACCTTCTACGGTCTCGCCGACGGCGGCGCCCTGGCCTTCTTCCAGTTCGCCGACGCGGCGGACCACAAGGAGTTCGCGACCGACATCCACTTCACCCCGTTCCGGCACATCGCCTTCAAGGTCGAGCAGGAGGCCCAGGACGCGCTGCGGGCTCGCATCGCCGAGGCCGGCTACACGGAGCCGGACACCTATGTGATCGACCACGGCTTCTGCGTCTCGCTCTACATCACGGACCCCAACGCGCTGATGCTGGAGTTCGTCGTCGACCACCCCGACGCGGAGCGGATCGACGCCGAGCGGCGTACGACGGCACACGCCGACCTCGACCGCTGGCTCGCCGGTGACCACACCAGCAACAACCGCTGGCGCTGA